A single genomic interval of Spirosoma linguale DSM 74 harbors:
- a CDS encoding surface antigen (D15) (PFAM: surface antigen (D15)~KEGG: spe:Spro_2510 putative outer membrane protein) — protein sequence MGASFGQSDSLKLPREAVPNQLVKTRNTLLLPLIARSIETDWSIGLAGSFTFRFNRHDTITRTSNAQMLALYSLRKQFIAAINGTTYFPGERVILNYQLSYSHFPDKFWGLGKDAPDSQEEAYTFQQYYIYLHAQRKLRERIFVGILYEYQRLLDVEYMPGGLFDQLAVPGRNPYHVSGGGLSITYDSRNNAFAPDRGGFLQVYFNTFSPILGSDFRYTNYVVDFRRFIQLYRQQVLAIQAYGFFNAGDTPLRSLASFGGSNSMRGFYDGRYRSKNQVVVQAEYRVPIIWRLGAVGFAGVGNVGNQLSDLNFQDLNYSYGGGLRLALNRKERLNLRVDYGWGIGRSRSHGLYFQLGEAF from the coding sequence TTGGGTGCCTCATTCGGTCAGTCAGATAGTTTGAAGTTACCCCGGGAAGCCGTACCAAATCAACTTGTAAAAACCAGAAATACCCTACTTCTACCCTTAATTGCCCGATCTATTGAAACAGATTGGTCGATTGGGTTGGCGGGCTCTTTTACATTCCGATTCAACCGGCACGATACCATCACCCGAACATCCAATGCGCAGATGCTCGCCCTGTACTCGTTGCGCAAACAATTTATCGCGGCCATCAATGGTACCACTTATTTCCCCGGCGAACGGGTAATTCTGAATTATCAACTATCCTACAGCCATTTTCCGGATAAGTTCTGGGGCCTGGGTAAAGATGCGCCGGACAGCCAGGAAGAGGCCTACACCTTCCAGCAGTATTACATATATCTACACGCTCAGCGCAAGCTCAGAGAGCGAATATTTGTGGGCATACTGTATGAATACCAGCGCTTGCTGGACGTAGAGTATATGCCCGGTGGCCTTTTCGACCAGTTGGCTGTGCCTGGTCGGAATCCCTACCATGTGTCGGGTGGTGGGCTGAGTATCACCTACGATTCCCGAAATAATGCTTTTGCCCCTGATAGAGGTGGTTTTTTACAAGTTTATTTCAATACCTTTTCGCCGATTCTGGGTTCAGACTTTCGCTATACCAACTATGTGGTTGATTTTCGGCGTTTTATTCAGCTTTACCGGCAGCAGGTGCTCGCTATTCAGGCGTATGGCTTTTTCAATGCGGGCGATACCCCCCTGCGGAGTCTGGCGAGCTTTGGCGGCTCAAATAGCATGAGAGGGTTCTACGACGGTCGTTACCGCAGTAAGAACCAAGTGGTGGTCCAGGCCGAATACAGGGTTCCGATAATCTGGCGACTTGGCGCCGTAGGATTTGCCGGCGTTGGTAATGTGGGAAATCAGTTGAGCGACCTGAATTTTCAGGACCTTAACTATTCCTACGGCGGAGGATTACGGCTGGCGCTTAATCGTAAAGAGCGGCTTAACCTCCGCGTCGATTATGGATGGGGAATTGGGCGGAGTCGTTCCCACGGACTGTACTTTCAGTTAGGCGAAGCGTTCTAA
- a CDS encoding Phytanoyl-CoA dioxygenase (PFAM: Phytanoyl-CoA dioxygenase~KEGG: reu:Reut_B5568 phytanoyl-CoA dioxygenase), which translates to MSKLDLPPFTLGETITPEQRQFFNKNGVIVFRNFIHPETVKLFISEVERIEKEWLAEGRDKVNGVPLKFGQDEEGNPMIQRMCFLSQYSTALHEFLQDPRLQAVVDLLQPYEGRIAEIEKDGLILNHYVRTPNSKFSQMGWHTDSPRDIFLGQRIMPMLNVGIHLNATPYENGGLRVIPGTHKQGIFKMLFRKKYFVDNDPDKHEIGFDINAGDLSVHDGRLWHRAQQSPFVGEASRRRVMYVPVVTGKYMPKHENSKTPFYHRFISKVNI; encoded by the coding sequence ATGAGCAAATTAGACTTGCCGCCCTTTACATTGGGCGAAACGATTACCCCCGAACAACGCCAGTTTTTCAACAAAAATGGCGTCATCGTATTTCGCAATTTTATTCACCCCGAAACCGTCAAGTTATTCATCAGCGAGGTTGAACGAATAGAGAAAGAATGGCTTGCCGAAGGACGTGATAAAGTCAACGGTGTACCCCTCAAATTTGGTCAGGACGAAGAGGGAAACCCAATGATTCAGCGGATGTGTTTCCTGTCACAGTACAGTACAGCACTCCATGAGTTTTTGCAGGACCCACGCCTGCAAGCCGTTGTTGACCTGCTCCAGCCATACGAAGGACGCATCGCTGAAATTGAAAAAGATGGCCTTATTCTGAACCACTACGTTCGGACGCCTAACAGTAAATTTTCGCAGATGGGCTGGCATACGGATAGCCCCCGCGATATTTTCCTGGGTCAGCGGATCATGCCGATGCTGAATGTGGGCATTCACCTGAACGCTACGCCTTACGAAAACGGCGGCCTACGCGTTATTCCGGGTACGCACAAGCAGGGCATTTTCAAAATGCTGTTCCGCAAAAAGTATTTTGTTGATAACGACCCCGACAAACATGAAATCGGATTCGATATCAACGCGGGCGATTTATCGGTACACGATGGTCGGCTTTGGCACCGGGCGCAGCAGTCGCCTTTCGTTGGTGAAGCGAGCCGTCGGCGGGTGATGTACGTTCCTGTTGTAACGGGTAAGTACATGCCGAAACACGAAAATAGCAAAACGCCGTTCTATCACCGGTTTATTTCTAAAGTAAACATTTAA
- a CDS encoding short-chain dehydrogenase/reductase SDR (PFAM: short-chain dehydrogenase/reductase SDR; KR domain protein~KEGG: atc:AGR_L_1280 probable short-chain dehydrogenase PA0658), whose protein sequence is MAYALITGASKGIGLAIARELARRKFDLLLVARSESLLQQIAGQLANEHGIKTDYLGVDLAETGAAQKLFDWCSQKQYSVQMLVNNAGYGLSGPFEKHALAEHINMMNVNMTALIELSYLFLPQLRQQSKAYILNIGSSAAYQAVPKLSLYSASKSFVLQFSRGLHQELKRTSVSVTCVCPGSTDTNFVDRAQIGDKGRKAAEKVNMTPEEVARQAVEATLAGKTEVVTGFLNKAGKFMAWLLPKGLVEQTAGSIYE, encoded by the coding sequence ATGGCCTACGCCTTAATTACAGGAGCCAGTAAAGGCATTGGCCTGGCCATTGCCCGGGAACTGGCCCGCCGAAAGTTTGATCTGTTACTGGTGGCCCGATCCGAATCGCTGCTACAGCAGATTGCGGGTCAGCTAGCCAACGAACATGGCATCAAAACCGATTACCTGGGCGTTGACCTGGCCGAAACGGGTGCTGCCCAAAAGCTTTTCGACTGGTGCAGTCAAAAACAGTACTCGGTTCAGATGCTGGTCAATAATGCTGGATACGGATTGAGTGGCCCTTTCGAGAAACACGCCCTTGCTGAGCACATCAACATGATGAATGTTAACATGACGGCGCTCATTGAGCTAAGTTATCTGTTCTTACCGCAGCTCCGGCAACAGTCCAAAGCGTATATCCTGAATATTGGCAGTTCAGCGGCTTATCAGGCTGTACCAAAATTAAGCCTTTACTCAGCCTCTAAATCATTCGTCCTCCAGTTTAGCCGCGGCCTGCATCAGGAGCTGAAACGGACATCCGTTTCGGTAACCTGCGTCTGTCCGGGTTCTACCGACACCAACTTTGTTGATCGGGCACAGATCGGCGACAAGGGACGAAAAGCCGCTGAGAAAGTAAATATGACGCCCGAAGAAGTAGCCCGGCAGGCTGTAGAAGCTACTCTGGCCGGGAAAACCGAAGTCGTAACCGGATTCCTCAATAAAGCCGGGAAGTTCATGGCCTGGTTGCTGCCCAAAGGGCTGGTCGAGCAAACGGCCGGAAGTATTTACGAGTAA
- a CDS encoding DEAD/DEAH box helicase domain protein (PFAM: DEAD/DEAH box helicase domain protein; helicase domain protein~SMART: DEAD-like helicase ; helicase domain protein~KEGG: mxa:MXAN_4081 putative ATP-dependent RNA helicase RhlE): MQFSELSLIDPILKALTEEGYTNPTPIQEKAIPILLSRRDLLGCAQTGTGKTAAFAIPILQLLSEERSKSTGGPRRIKTLILTPTRELAIQIAESFTAYGRHLNIRNTVIFGGVSQHSQVNTLKAGVDVLIATPGRLLDLMNQGFISLRDVQFFVLDEADRMLDMGFIHDVKKVITKLPTHRQSLFFSATMPPDVAKLADTILNNPAKVEVTPVSSTADTIEQAMYFVGKEDKRKLLVHILDDKNIKSALVFARTKHGADKVVKDLLKAGIGAEAIHGNKSQNARQRALSNFKSRETRVLVATDIAARGIDVDELSHVINYELPNIPETYVHRIGRTGRAGHDGIALSFCDAEETEYLRDIHKLIGKRVPVIDNHPYVLDIATATVTPAPARQGQGRGGNGGNRNGGGRSGGSGSFNRNGNNNNSRRADNSGPARSTDQRSSSSDGSYRRDENSAPKRPSSRPSQPQSRGTGNSRFSNSSSDKNY; encoded by the coding sequence ATGCAATTTTCCGAATTATCATTAATTGACCCTATCCTGAAGGCCCTAACCGAAGAAGGATACACCAACCCGACACCCATCCAGGAAAAAGCCATACCAATCTTGTTAAGCCGCCGGGACCTATTAGGCTGCGCCCAAACCGGAACTGGTAAAACAGCCGCTTTTGCCATCCCTATTTTACAACTGCTAAGCGAAGAACGGAGCAAAAGTACTGGCGGTCCACGCCGGATCAAAACCCTCATTCTAACCCCCACCCGCGAGTTAGCCATTCAGATCGCCGAAAGCTTTACAGCCTATGGCCGTCACCTGAACATCCGTAATACGGTTATTTTTGGTGGTGTTTCGCAACATTCGCAGGTGAACACGCTCAAAGCGGGTGTTGATGTGCTGATTGCTACCCCCGGCCGTTTGCTCGATCTCATGAACCAGGGCTTTATATCGCTTCGGGATGTACAGTTCTTTGTCCTTGACGAAGCCGACCGGATGCTGGATATGGGCTTTATCCATGACGTTAAGAAAGTCATCACCAAATTGCCTACGCATCGGCAGTCGCTGTTTTTCTCAGCAACGATGCCCCCCGATGTTGCCAAGCTAGCTGATACGATCTTAAATAACCCCGCCAAAGTAGAAGTAACACCCGTATCCTCTACGGCCGATACTATTGAACAGGCTATGTATTTTGTCGGAAAAGAAGATAAGCGTAAACTGCTTGTTCATATCCTCGACGATAAAAACATCAAATCTGCGCTGGTTTTCGCCCGTACCAAACATGGTGCCGACAAAGTCGTAAAAGACTTGCTGAAGGCGGGTATCGGTGCTGAAGCCATCCATGGCAACAAGTCGCAAAATGCCCGCCAGCGTGCCCTCTCGAACTTCAAAAGCCGGGAAACGCGGGTGCTGGTTGCAACCGATATTGCCGCTCGTGGTATCGACGTCGACGAACTGTCGCACGTGATCAACTACGAACTGCCTAATATTCCGGAAACGTACGTTCACCGGATTGGCCGGACGGGCCGTGCAGGCCATGATGGGATTGCCCTGTCGTTCTGCGACGCCGAAGAAACTGAGTATCTGCGCGACATCCATAAGCTGATTGGCAAACGGGTTCCGGTAATTGACAACCATCCTTACGTACTCGACATTGCTACGGCAACCGTTACTCCGGCTCCTGCCCGACAGGGACAAGGTCGGGGTGGCAACGGCGGCAATCGGAACGGGGGTGGTCGTTCGGGCGGTTCCGGTTCGTTCAATCGGAACGGGAACAACAATAACAGCCGTCGGGCAGATAACAGCGGACCAGCCCGCTCAACAGACCAACGGTCTTCGTCTTCGGACGGTTCTTACCGTCGGGATGAAAACAGTGCACCGAAACGACCCAGCAGTCGTCCGTCGCAGCCCCAAAGCCGGGGCACTGGCAACAGTCGCTTTAGTAACTCCAGTTCTGATAAAAATTATTAA